The DNA window GTTAGTAAAGAACAAAACATGTGATAAATTTGTCACAAGTACACATACTCCGTCAATTCAGACAATATCCGTGAGGGTTAATCGACTGTATATAACTCTGTACTAataagtataattttttttaaaatttaatcaaGGAATAAATTTTCTATTATAGTATACTAACTAATACATTATATTGAAGTACGTAGATTATAAAGTGATCAGCTAATACTTAATATAGAAAAAAATAtgccaattttcgaaaataaaatcgaaagcaaaaattataatttagcgtaaaaaaaaaaattatatcaatcGGTATAGTATTGTTGGGTAATGCGTGAACGTTCTTATTCGGAACATCAACCCAAATCAGGGGACATTGCAGGTGGCATAATTTGCGGTGTAAAAGCTACTGCGCCTGCCCAGTTGTCCCAAAAAAAGATATTTAACAATTCAAACATCAATAatggatattttattttaattttaattttacgaATATATAATTGATCGTGCATTGCATATAAATTTATGAAATCCACATTATATCATCTACGCTTAATTTCGTAAATTGATTGCGGATGGGGACGAGGGACCGAAtcgaaataaaataataaatcataatgAATATGAGTGTGACATAAATATTTTAGAAGATAATTTATCAACCCATAGATGTCATCTATCGATTAGATTAGGTAAGGCTTTAATTGGACTTTGGGAAAAAAAGTATTTTATTGACATGTAGGCTTATTAAAAACTTTATAGAATGTGTGATTTCTTTTTATTATGCACTTCATCTTTATCCaatgaaaaaataaatcttaggtatctaaaaaataatatttgattgATGACATATAgcttatttgattaaaaaatcTCAGACTTTGATTAAAATTTCGagatttaattataataatcaATACCAAGTTCATGGAGATGAGGGATTGATTTTTATGGAAAGCTAAAATacgatgtttttttttttaaaaaaataataatttcattcaAAGAAAACACCAAATTCATGGAATGTATTaaaaggtaaaaacttgtgtcagACGGTtttacaggtcgtattttgtgagtcagatctcttatttgggtcatccataaaaaatattattttttatgctaagagtattaatttttattgtgaatatcaatagggttgacctgtctcacagataaagattcgtgagaccatctcatagataaagattcgtgagaccgtctctcaAGAGATGTACTCAAGACGATAgtcataaaaattaattcaaatcaatCTGAAACAATAAAATTAGTTGCAAAATCTCAAACTTAAGTTAGATAACATGGATTTTATTAATGTCAAAACCCACGTCTAGAATCATTATTAACGATTGTATTATTTTTCTcaaggaaagaaagaaatgtgTCACGTCCCCACCAAATTAATTACTCGCTTACGTTCTTTATTTGGCAAAACAACGAACCACACACAAATGACTACCAACCACAATATACTACTTTATGTTAAATTTTGATGAACTTGCCAGCTGCAAATGCATACATACTCATGGTACGTTTGTTCTTGGAGGCAAACTTGGTTTAAGAACAACTTGAAAATATGTATTCTTGATTCACTTTGTTTAACATATTTGGGGTTTTTCTTGTAATATTACTTTATTCCACCCCGGCCAACCAATGTAGGAAGCTAGAAAAGTGAGACAAGAAATATTGTCCCGATTCCTCTTTGCTTTGATCTCACAATAAATTGACCTTCGGAAACAAACTCCGACAGCCATTAGTTGGAGTGACAGGATTTTCTCTCCATTATGGGAAGTCGATATTCCCTATATCGCTgtgctaaaaaaaatttatttgttcaCCATGATTTGCAAATTGCATCCAAGAAAAAACTAGATGGCAAACCAACATATAATGAAATTGATAAACTGTGATAAACGTAAGACCTGGCTAAGTAGATGAACTGGATCCCCGCCAGCACTCAGTAGAAATAATCAAGATGAGCTCGATTCAGGTTATCTGAAAACCAACCGTCCTCACCATGTTCACTGGTGATCTTCTCGATGGCGGATACGAGAAAACCGCTTAAGAAGTTCCTCATACCAATCAAACCAAGGCACAGGGCAATACCTACACTTTTCAGATCAGTAGAAACCTGATCATAGAAGAATTCTTGAAGGCCAATATAGGTGAAAGCGTCAGCAATTACAAAAACCACATACCGAGGAGCAGCCACCATATACTCATTGGTACTGTCGCTGACTCATAGTCAAGAGTTCGATTCTCCTAGTCAGAGCCCTCGAAGGATGTTTAAGTTGGAGTTCGATTCTCCTAGTCAGAGCCCTCAAAGGAATGTTTAAGTTGGAGAGCGATGACTCGTAGTCAGGAGTTCGATTCTCCCTATCAACACTTTATCGGAAGATCATATCGTACATGACTTGTCCAGTGCGGTTTACCTGACTAGTGTGATTTTACAAGCTATTGTGTCAGCTTAAAATTTAACCAATACACATAAAAAATAACGGTTAATGATTCACACATCGTAAAAAATTATCATATAGTAAAGATTACATTTCaaatgatatcaaatgataTATCTCTCACACATGCTCATCCGTGAAAAGGAATGCATGCTCCAATTTAGCAGCGATAAACAAGTAGTTTGTCACTATTGCGTATAAACCCCAAAAAATCATGAAAAGATACCCAAAAAAAAGATGCACGTATATAAACTAGAGCAAGCAATATGGGGTTTTAATATCTATACATATTATAAAAGTGTGAATCAaggtcaaaatttttttattgtgtatTGTCAACTTTGTCCTTAGTTTCTACATACAGGAAAAAATTTAGTGAGGAtgtttttgtcaaatcagttattacgataaggacaaaattgtcaaactacatttatattagataatgatcaagttgccaaaaaaactgaaactttaaaattctttgatttttattttcttgtagatgaattgaacaaacttttttcacaaaaaatattaatttgaaaagattgaaataccaaaatatattggttttatttgcttatagatgaagtgaaaaagattttttcacaaaaaacttaatttgtagattttttcacaaaaaagttaatttatagaagattaaaataacaaaattcttttgttttattttcttgtaaataaagtgaaaatattttttccacaaaaacttaatttgtataATGATATGACgttaaatatcttttattttacgttcattaagattaattattttaaaatgaagaattaaattaatgaagccaaataattaaactaattttgtTTTAACAAGGTTGGTGTCATGAAGAAGGTTCGATATTTAATTACATTTACAAAATGATACAAGAATTATCagatataaatatagataatcctaataaatattttattgatatttattttatctatatttcttTATCAAAAAGAAAGTTAACTAATATTGTTCAAAGCCTTGgtttattatgaaaatttaacgatataagattgaataatatatttgtattaattttaactatatttttctctttttaaaggctagaaactataacaattattttatgagagattcttgcaattaacgaatgattatttttataagaGATATATATTGACAAATCAGTCATAGTTTTTGTAACATTAAAAGATATATCtttgaatataaatttttaaaattatgataaataattttttataaaatttattcattagCAATACTCACTACTTCTCCATAGACAAAGTCAAAGCTAAgttatttggtttttatttaCTTGTAGATGAAGTAAacaaatgtttttcacaaaaatatttgtttgaatgtgatttattttatttcgtagatttataatcttttgaatgattttatatatatgcaagaagtttatctttaatttggtgagaaaatttttgtaaaatcaattattatgatgTCAAGATTATCAATCTACGTATGCTAGGCAAAGGATCAAGTTGCCAAGAAGATCGaaactccaaaattctttggtttttattttcttgtagatgaattgaacatatattttttccgcaaaatattaatttgagaatattgaaatacaaaaaatcatgggttttatttgtttatagatgaagcgaaaataattttttcccaaaaaaatagtttgtacaatattgaaatacaaaaattcttttgttttatttggttgtaaatatagtgaattttttccacaaaaagCATAATTTGTGTAAGGACATGATATTAAATATCCTCTATTTTGAATTAATtgagaataattaatttaaaacgacgaattaaaataatgaagccaaataattaaatcatgtgGGTTGGTGTTATGAAGAAGGATTGACGGTTAATTACATTTTACAAAAATGATACAAAACATTATTGGATATAGAAGAAAGATGACCTTATAAATATttcgtgagtatttattctatctatttttctttataaaaaaatccaactaatatttttcaaagccttagtttattattaaaatttaacaatatttGATTGAATACAGACAGTTTTACTAACTTTAACTATTTTTCGTCTTTGTAAAGATCAGATCCTATAACAATTACTTATTTGATGATATTGCAATTGACGAAGATGCATTTTTATAAAGGATGAATATAAGTAAATCAATCATAGATTTatataatctgaaatgacatatctttgaaggtaaatttttaaaatttttatgaataaatctttacaaaaattattcattattgcTCAATATTTCTCCTTATGAGTTAAGATTGATAATAAGAAAGGccaaatttatttgtttttatttgcttgtagatgaagtgaacatatatttttcacaaaatattaaattgaatatgatttgttttattttgtaaatctataatcttttgaatgagttatatatgcaagaagtttctcagaaaaaaattaatatattcaaatttaatacttccaataatatagtatgaaatataaaaaaaatatgttatcgtaattttgtatttttgtatttaaataacatattgcataaatatgtTATATCATTAAGAGTTGAACActttttgataaatataataaaatgttaattaaatcatattttgtcAGTTGTCTAGAAGATAGAATAACCaaaattcattgattttattttcttgtagattaagttaaaatatttacaaaaaataaatataatttgtagaatactgaaataacaaaattctttggttttatttgcttgatgaaacaaatttttttttctacaaAACACTTAATCGTGTGGAGATTTGTAGAGGCATCATATAGAGAAGAATATACATTTTTTCTCATAAGATTTGCTAATGAAGATGGCGAGAATATTGTTTTTTCacagagaagaaaaaaatgatgacaaaaaaaatagtgaaagcaatataaattgaaaatataaaagaagaaaacatttgacgcaataatttaatttaaggtttagaatatattatctatattatatttttatttttcataaatcaataacaCGTGGTAAAATAAGTAGTCAACGTTATGTATTATACTTTTTTCTtctctcaaatttaattttaataactattgtgatatcaattttatattatattttctccaatgtctaatttatacaaaattataatatttattactaatatgtttttcaacaattattaatttatttagattgcgcttggataaattgatttcaaatttatggattagaattataattttactgttaacaatgaaataatatatcaaattttgaatctacacattacttatttacatattataatttatataaagtagaataaatttcaaataacattATTTTTGGGTGAACTTGTacaatatcataattaacatgaaatactactatataaacatgaaatgaatggatttgaagtttatgatgTTATTTctctaaataacaaaaatacatttgaatgtattgaaatccatggattttaaatccttccattcaagaataaccttagatttataacacataaaatttttaaacaataatacATGTAGTACAAATTATATTACATTGAATTTCCTACGGATAATGCTAAATGTACAACTAATATATCGTACTGcgatatttacaacaattatatcgtgagattttgttattatctaatgagattttatatttaatttatcatgacggttttgataaatgaaatttcggtattgatttttttgaattgtTCTTATCGTACAAATTTGGTTGCACATGTTAGCATTGCTCATTTTCTATCGACTAATATATCAtgaaatcattaatatataattttttgtaaattaatcTCTTCTGATCTCATTTCTTTAACCACAATTATTGATAATAGAAATGTATTTTCACGTGCGTCGCACGTGTCTTTACCTAGTTATATTAAAAATCACAACGTGTTTTGagcataattttttatttactcTTAAATGGAGATACTTCGATTTTATTTTACGAGCAACTATTTATTCTTGCAAACGAAACAGGCTTGAAATTGAGCTAGAGCTTGCTTTTTGCTTCATTTAATTTGGATCAATAATCTATAATATGTCATTTCAAGCGAAGTTTTGCCTACTGTATACGTATGATTTGGCAAAGTACAAATACGCCATAAATGCCGCGACACCTAAGTCCAGCAAGTAGCCAATAGAAATAGTCAAGATGAGCCCGATTCAAGTTGTTCGAAAACCAACTCTCTCTGCTTGCACCCCCGCTTGCTTTCTCAATGATCGACACCATCAAACTACTCAGAAGGCTCCCGACCCCGAAAATACTGAGGTAGAGAGAAAGACCGATGCTTTTTAATTCTCGAGGCACTTGATCATAGAAGAACTCTTGCAAACCAACCATAGTAAAAACTTCAGCAATTCCAAACAACAGATATTGAGGTATCAGCCACGCTACACTCATCGGAACTGTTGCTTCTGGTGTATCGACTAGACCAAACTCTCTAGCAATTTCAAGCCGTTTTGCCTCTATTAGAGCAGCAACGGCCATGCAGATGATAGAAAAAAGTATGCCAAATCCAATCCTTTGTAGCATCGTTATACCTGTTGGCTTCATAGTCACTGTTCTAGCTAGTGGTACCAGAACACGATCATAGAGGGGGATGAAAATGACGACAGAAAGGCTGATGAAGGATTGGAGCGAGGCAGCTGGTATCTCAAAGCCAAGGCTTGTTGATCTGTCCATGGTTACTCCTTGCTTTGTAAAAAAGGTGAAAGGTTCTGAAAAGACGATGCCGAATACTAAACATGAAGACCAAATGGGATAAGCCTGAGAACTGCCTTCGCATCTTCCACCTCGTTGATGCTACAAACCTTTTCACCTTGCTTATGATCGTCAGGGGAAAGTAAGGCTTTGTTTAAAAACCTGAAGCATAAAAATCGCTAAATTAAAATCATGTTAAGTACTCAAAaatagtaataaaaaaaattaaaccgcCAATGCTAAACTTGGGTGGATATGATAGATAaattaaaaatgctattttGATTATGTGCTGTGAAGCATGAATCTTGTTCCCTTGCTTGAATTGCTGAGAATACGGGCGAGGAAGAATCCCCGAAGGTTTTTCTTGCATTGAAACTGCTGGAACGTTCATTTTTCGATTCCTAAGTGCATTGACAAATACCCAACCGATTCTGATAAACGGGTTTCCTTCGTTATTTCTGCTGCTGAAACGGTAAGTCATGGTACCAAGCAAGAAAATTATAAGAGAAAGGCTCATGACAATGCAAGGTATGCCAAATCCGAGACCCCAACCTAGGTTGTCTTGGATATAGTTCAAGGCTAACAAAGTCAACATATTACCCCCACACATACCGAAATACCACCAATTGAAGAAGGAGCTTCTCTCCTTCTGTTCATTTGGGTCGTGCACATCAAACTGATCGGCTCCAAATGCCTGAACGCAAGGCTTGTGGCCCCTCTGTGCTGCTGCCACAAGATACAAAGCAAAAAAGAAGACAATGACTCGCAGACGAGAAGTACATGCTTCATTAGTTGGATCACTGTGGCAGTCAACTGAGTTTGAAAATGGCCAGACAGCAGCTAAGGTCAGGATGCCAAGTCCCTAAATCACAAGATGTAAAAactaacatataaatatataacaaCAGTTGATATGTAGCAAGCTGAAAGGTTCCTAGAGAATTTTACCTTTTATCTCCAAAATATAGATTAAAGACAGCCAAACTTATGAGTCAAATCTGTTTGCAGACAAAAACCTTACCTAGAGCCACAAACAAAACAAAGGAGCCCATTTACTAGGTTCATAATCCTAAAATTGTGCATCGGAAAGAGGCAGAGGAAAAGGATAATCAGGAGGGGATCATTAGTGGCCATTAGATTAAGATATATAATCATAGTGGAGAACTCATCAAAGCTAGATCAAGAACGATACAGGAACACTCTACAGGTTTACTGTCATAGGAAAATAAATTGTTTGAAACATCAGTTTCTGTAATACCAAACATCGGGAACCTTGTCTGAAATTTGACCCCCAATCCAAATCGgatgggaaaaaaaaattatttcaaaagcAATTTCTTTGACATTCAATCGCGTAAATTGCTCAAATTTCAGTCAGAAAACTCAATATTTGGACTGGGAAGCACATACTTTGAAAAAAATGGACTAAAAGAGGAGTTCGTTCTAGCTTCTAACCACTAACCCAGTATGTAGAGCAGAGAAGCAAATACGATGGTGCGGTATCGACCGAGATACGAATCAGC is part of the Primulina tabacum isolate GXHZ01 chromosome 18, ASM2559414v2, whole genome shotgun sequence genome and encodes:
- the LOC142533409 gene encoding LOW QUALITY PROTEIN: protein NRT1/ PTR FAMILY 5.10-like (The sequence of the model RefSeq protein was modified relative to this genomic sequence to represent the inferred CDS: inserted 1 base in 1 codon; deleted 1 base in 1 codon); amino-acid sequence: MDILAENDALDAETPLLDDVVQAAVNHHGLPVIRSKSGGWRSASFIISVEIAERFAYYGIISNLINFLTGPLGQSIVTSAENVNAWSGAASLLPLLGAFVADSYLGRYRTIVFASLLYILGLGILTLAAVWPFSNSVDCHSDPTNEACTSRLRVIVFFFALYLVAAAQRGHKPCVQAFGADQFDVHDPNEQKERSSFFNWWYFGMCGGNMLTLLALNYIQDNLGWGLGFGIPCIVMSLSLIIFLLGTMTYRFSSRNNEGNPFIRIGWVFVNALRNRKMNVPAVSMQEKPSGILPRPYSQQFKFLNKALLSPDDHKQGEKVCSINEVEDAKAVLRLXPIWSSCLVFGIVFSEPFTFFTKQGVTMDRSTSLGFEIPAASLQSFISLSVVIFIPLYDRVLVPLARTVTMKPTGITMLQRIGFGILFSIICMAVAALIEAKRLEIAREFGLVDTPEATVPMSVAWLIPQYLLFGIAEVFTMVGLQEFFYDQVPRELKSIGLSLYLSIFGVGSLLSSLMVSIIEKASGGASRESWFSNNLNRAHLDYFYWLLADLGVAAFMAYLYFAKSYVYSRQNFA